From Nicotiana tabacum cultivar K326 chromosome 22, ASM71507v2, whole genome shotgun sequence, one genomic window encodes:
- the LOC107766775 gene encoding cationic peroxidase 1 — protein sequence MAFYSRFYYIFYLSLLMFLLIRLSSAQLSSDYYEKSCPKAIYTIKDAVTNAVAKEHRMGASLLRLHFHDCFVNGCDGSVLLDDTSDFTGEKTAKPNSNSLRGFDLIDTIKSQVEKLCPGIVSCADIIAIAARDSVAILGGPSWTVQLGRRDSTTASLSSANSDIPSPLMDLTDLITNFANKGFTAKEMVALAGAHTIGQAQCTTFRERVYNETTIDSSLATSLKSNCPSTGGDDSLSALDAATPAIFDNHYFNNLKKNKGILHSDQQLFSGGSTDSQVTTYGTRPITFAADFAKAIVKMGNLSPLTGTNGQIRTNCRKIN from the exons ATGGCCTTTTATTCgcgattttattatattttctactTGTCTCTGTTAATGTTTTTACTAATTAGACTCTCTTCGGCACAGTTGTCTTCGGACTACTATGAGAAATCTTGTCCAAAAGCTATTTATACAATTAAAGACGCAGTGACAAATGCTGTGGCGAAAGAGCATCGCATGGGGGCCTCTTTGCTCCGTCTTCATTTCCACGATTGCTTTGTTAAT GGATGTGATGGATCCGTATTACTAGATGATACTTCAGATTTCACTGGAGAGAAGACAGCaaaaccaaattcaaattcaCTAAGAGGTTTTGATTTGATTGATACAATCAAGTCTCAAGTAGAGAAATTATGTCCTGGAATTGTTTCTTGTGCAGATATTATAGCTATTGCAGCACGAGACTCTGTTGCAATA CTAGGTGGGCCTTCGTGGACTGTCCAATTAGGTAGAAGAGATTCTACAACAGCAAGTTTAAGTTCAGCAAATAGTGATATCCCTTCTCCTTTGATGGATCTTACTGATCTTATTACCAATTTTGCCAATAAAGGCTTCACTGCTAAAGAAATGGTTGCCCTTGCAG GTGCTCACACCATAGGTCAAGCACAATGTACAACATTTAGGGAACGTGTGTACAACGAAACAACCATCGATTCATCGTTGGCTACATCGTTGAAATCAAACTGTCCGAGTACAGGTGGAGATGACAGCCTTTCTGCACTTGATGCAGCTACCCCTGCAATATTTGATAACCATTATTTCAACaacttaaagaaaaataaagggaTTCTTCACTCAGACCAACAACTATTTAGTGGTGGTTCTACGGATTCTCAGGTTACTACTTACGGTACTCGTCCTATAACATTTGCTGCAGATTTTGCAAAGGCTATTGTCAAAATGGGAAACTTAAGCCCGCTTACTGGAACCAATGGCCAGATTCGTACCAATTGCAGGAAAATCAACTAA